A section of the Oncorhynchus gorbuscha isolate QuinsamMale2020 ecotype Even-year linkage group LG06, OgorEven_v1.0, whole genome shotgun sequence genome encodes:
- the LOC124037359 gene encoding uncharacterized protein LOC124037359 has translation MELMEIRTTPQMELMEMKTRTTPQMELMEISEDQNYTTDGADGDQRKWDPQTRVGKLLAGNLLVPSAAFFTGGSRSIFVETCHLPSLTHSVIHPAVVPPLALTPSWTLLPREPVLPLALTPSWTLLPPGDCSSFGSYTILNSASPRRLFFLWLLHHPGLCFPQGDCSSFGSYTILDSASPRRLFFLWLLHHPELCFPQETVLPLALTPSWTLLPRKTVLPLALTPYWTLLPPGDCSSFGSYTILNSASPRRLFFLWLLHHPGLCFPQETVLHLALTPSWTLLPPGDCSSFGSYTILDSASPRRLFFLWLSHHTGLCFPPDPPPGDCAGDVRNSYCLETEGLERCLQHIEDAVFKPWPLTDIRV, from the exons ATGGAGCTGATGGAGATCAGAACTACACCACAGATGGAGCTGATGGAGATGAAGACCAGAACTACACCACAGATGGAGCTGATGGAGATCAGTGAAGACCAGAACTACACCACAGATGGAGCTGATGGAGATCA GAGGAAGTGGGATCCCCAGACCAGAGTGGGAAAGTTGTTAGCAGGGAATCTGTTGGTGCCATCAGCAGCCTTCTTTACTGGCGGCTCCCGCTCCATATTTGTGGAAACATGTCACCTCCCCAGTCTG ACGCACAGTGTGATTCACCCGGCCGTTGTGCCTCCGTTGGCTCTTACGCCATCCTGGACTCTGCTTCCCAGGGAGCCTGTTCTTCCTTTGGCTCTTACACCATCCTGGACTCTGCTTCCCCCAGGAGACTGTTCTTCCTTTGGCTCTTACACCATCCTGAACTCTGCTTCCCCCAGGAGACTGTTCTTCCTTTGGCTCTTACACCATCCTGGACTCTGCTTCCCCCAGGGAGACTGTTCTTCCTTTGGCTCTTACACCATCCTGGACTCTGCTTCCCCCAGGAGACTGTTCTTCCTTTGGCTCTTACACCATCCTGAACTCTGCTTCCCCCAGGAGACTGTTCTTCCTTTGGCTCTTACACCATCCTGGACTCTGCTTCCCAGGAAGACTGTTCTTCCTTTGGCTCTTACACCATACTGGACTCTGCTTCCCCCAGGAGACTGTTCTTCCTTTGGCTCTTACACCATCCTGAACTCTGCTTCCCCCAGGAGACTGTTCTTCCTTTGGCTCTTACACCATCCTGGACTCTGCTTCCCCCAGGAGACTGTTCTTCATTTGGCTCTTACACCATCCTGGACTCTGCTTCCCCCAGGAGACTGTTCTTCCTTTGGCTCTTACACCATCCTGGACTCTGCTTCCCCCAGGAGACTGTTCTTCCTTTGGCTCTCACACCATACTGGACTCTGCTTCCCACCTGATCCTCCCCCAGGAGACTGTGCAGGCGATGTGAGGAATAGTTACTGTTTGGAGACGGAGGGATTAGAGAGATGTCTGCAACACATTGAG GATGCAGTATTCAAACCCTGGCCACTGACAGACATCCGAGTGTGA